From one Candidatus Binatia bacterium genomic stretch:
- a CDS encoding cysteine desulfurase: MTTALRQPGPRVSLDVDEIRAQFPILREKISGKPLVYLDNAASTQKPRAVLDAVTRYYEHDNANVHRGVHTLSERATVAYEAARTKLARFIGASDPSEIVWVRGTTEALNLVAWSYGMSVLGAGDEVLLTGLEHHSNIVPWQMVCEKSGARLRVVPVLDSGEIDMAAFASLLGPRTKIVSVAHVSNALGTILPVAEICRLAHEAGAKVVVDGAQAVAHAPVDVAALGCDFYALSGHKMYAPMGIGALWARRELLDAMPPWQGGGEMILDVTFEKTTYNVAPHKFEAGTPDVGGAIGLGAAVDWIESVGRDRIAAHESVLLAYAAEALMSVPELRMIGTARAKAGVHSFVIGDIHPHDIGTILDSEGIAIRTGHHCAQPVMHRFGLAATARASIAVYNTTEDIDCLVDGLAKVRELFR; encoded by the coding sequence ATGACGACTGCGCTGCGTCAGCCCGGGCCGCGCGTGTCTCTCGACGTGGACGAGATCCGCGCCCAGTTCCCGATCCTCCGTGAAAAGATCTCGGGCAAGCCGCTCGTCTATCTCGACAACGCGGCCAGCACCCAGAAGCCGCGCGCCGTGCTCGATGCCGTCACGCGCTACTACGAGCACGACAACGCGAACGTGCACCGCGGCGTGCACACGCTGAGCGAGCGCGCCACGGTCGCTTACGAAGCGGCGCGCACCAAGCTCGCGCGCTTCATCGGTGCCAGCGATCCTTCGGAGATCGTCTGGGTGCGCGGGACCACCGAGGCACTGAACCTCGTCGCGTGGTCCTACGGGATGTCCGTGCTCGGAGCCGGCGACGAGGTGCTGCTGACCGGGCTCGAGCACCACTCGAACATCGTGCCGTGGCAGATGGTCTGCGAAAAGAGCGGTGCCAGGCTTCGCGTCGTGCCGGTGCTCGACAGCGGCGAGATCGACATGGCCGCGTTCGCGTCCCTGCTCGGCCCGCGCACGAAGATCGTCTCGGTGGCGCACGTCTCCAACGCGCTCGGCACGATCCTGCCTGTCGCGGAGATCTGCCGCCTCGCGCACGAGGCCGGCGCGAAAGTCGTCGTCGACGGAGCCCAGGCGGTCGCGCATGCTCCGGTCGATGTCGCCGCGCTCGGCTGCGATTTCTATGCGTTGTCCGGTCACAAGATGTACGCACCGATGGGAATCGGCGCGCTCTGGGCACGCCGGGAGCTGCTCGATGCGATGCCTCCGTGGCAGGGCGGCGGCGAAATGATCCTCGACGTGACGTTCGAGAAGACCACGTACAACGTCGCGCCGCACAAGTTCGAGGCGGGCACTCCGGACGTCGGCGGCGCGATCGGTCTCGGTGCCGCCGTGGACTGGATCGAGTCGGTGGGACGCGACCGCATTGCCGCCCACGAGAGCGTGCTGCTCGCGTACGCCGCCGAAGCGCTGATGTCGGTCCCGGAGCTGAGGATGATCGGCACCGCGCGCGCGAAGGCCGGCGTTCATTCCTTCGTGATCGGGGACATCCATCCGCACGACATCGGCACCATCCTCGACAGCGAAGGCATCGCGATTCGCACCGGCCATCACTGCGCGCAGCCGGTGATGCACCGGTTCGGCCTGGCGGCCACCGCGCGCGCATCGATCGCCGTCTACAACACGACGGAGGACATCGACTGCCTCGTCGATGGGCTCGCAAAAGTGCGGGAGCTGTTTCGCTGA
- a CDS encoding SUF system NifU family Fe-S cluster assembly protein, whose translation MSDLRDLYQELILDHGRRPRNFGPLPGATHDAIGHNPLCGDRITLHLKMNGDLVDGVSFEGQGCAISQASASLLTEAVRGRRLPEVLALFRKTTALVTGRDDDVAREDSVELGKLAVFEGVRQYPMRVKCATLAWHTLHNALEGHATEVAKTE comes from the coding sequence ATGTCGGACCTTCGCGACCTTTACCAGGAGCTGATCCTGGACCACGGGCGCCGCCCGCGGAATTTCGGTCCGCTGCCGGGCGCGACGCACGATGCGATCGGGCACAACCCGCTGTGCGGCGACAGGATCACGCTGCACCTGAAGATGAACGGCGACCTCGTCGACGGCGTCAGCTTCGAGGGACAGGGCTGCGCGATCTCCCAGGCATCGGCATCGCTTCTGACCGAAGCCGTGCGCGGACGCCGCCTGCCGGAGGTGCTCGCGCTGTTTCGAAAGACGACGGCGCTGGTGACCGGACGCGACGACGACGTCGCGCGCGAGGACAGCGTCGAGCTCGGCAAGCTTGCGGTGTTCGAAGGGGTGCGCCAGTACCCGATGCGCGTCAAGTGCGCGACGCTGGCCTGGCACACGCTGCACAACGCGCTGGAAGGACACGCGACCGAGGTCGCGAAAACGGAATGA
- a CDS encoding DUF59 domain-containing protein, whose product MATTAAPASGQVDGHKLEQLVIDALHTVYDPEIPVDIYELGLIYSIDISPEGKVGVTMTLTTPACPVAGSMPGTVEKVLRMIDGVTDVVVDLVWEPTWGPAMMTESARLQLNMY is encoded by the coding sequence ATGGCCACCACTGCGGCGCCGGCGTCCGGCCAGGTGGACGGCCACAAGCTCGAGCAGCTCGTGATCGATGCCCTGCACACGGTGTACGATCCGGAGATCCCGGTCGACATCTACGAGCTGGGCCTGATCTACAGCATCGACATCAGTCCTGAAGGAAAAGTCGGCGTCACGATGACGTTGACGACTCCCGCGTGCCCCGTCGCGGGCTCGATGCCGGGAACGGTCGAGAAAGTGCTGCGCATGATCGACGGAGTGACCGACGTCGTCGTCGACCTGGTCTGGGAGCCGACGTGGGGCCCGGCGATGATGACCGAGTCGGCGCGCCTGCAGCTCAACATGTACTGA
- a CDS encoding TerB family tellurite resistance protein translates to MSILRMFGHTAPSSSSADTQTVRKIVASLDAMDPERARFIAAFAFLLCRVARTDLVISDEEAREMERIVMEKGGLSEEQAVLVLQIAKSQEALFGGTENFLVTREFSKLATRDEKLALLDCLFAVSAADQSISTAEDNEIVRICAELQLPREEVVNARSRYREYLAVLKGMPGQ, encoded by the coding sequence ATGTCGATCCTCCGGATGTTCGGCCATACCGCGCCTTCGAGCTCGTCTGCCGATACCCAGACCGTGCGCAAGATCGTCGCGTCGCTCGATGCGATGGACCCGGAGCGTGCGCGATTCATCGCGGCGTTCGCGTTCCTGCTCTGCCGCGTCGCGCGCACCGATCTGGTGATCAGCGACGAGGAAGCGCGCGAGATGGAGCGCATCGTGATGGAAAAGGGCGGCCTGTCCGAGGAGCAGGCCGTGCTCGTGCTGCAGATCGCCAAGAGCCAGGAAGCGCTTTTCGGCGGCACCGAAAACTTCCTCGTCACTCGGGAATTCAGCAAGCTCGCGACGCGCGATGAGAAACTCGCGCTGCTCGACTGCCTGTTCGCCGTGTCGGCCGCCGACCAGTCGATCTCGACGGCCGAGGACAACGAAATCGTACGGATCTGCGCCGAGCTGCAGCTCCCGCGCGAGGAAGTCGTCAACGCGCGCAGCAGGTACCGCGAATATTTGGCGGTGCTGAAGGGGATGCCCGGGCAGTGA
- a CDS encoding SDR family NAD(P)-dependent oxidoreductase, whose amino-acid sequence MVEASNGNAREAGNMSAREARDTSARGTRTVLVTGGNSGIGYECARALAKAGHHVVIASRSRRASDQAVSRIASEAGSDRIEAMELDLASPESIRELVAAIDARDLALEALVCNAGLQFTKGPVLSEKGYELTFAVNHLGHFLLVNLLLSRLLASAPARIVVVSSGVHDSKRFTGMPKANVTDMQTLAATGCASRERFNGGLAYVNSKLCNLWFSYELARRLAVAGIGSGNQVLAINAFDPGLVPGSGLAREYPGWMQFVWSQVMPAMAAGLTRFVPSISTAEKSGAALAQLVLDPRLAAPGARYYPSHTRWYESPSSDQSYDAGRAGELWEASVGMSGLARGESPLLA is encoded by the coding sequence ATGGTCGAAGCCAGCAACGGGAATGCGCGCGAGGCGGGCAACATGAGCGCGCGCGAGGCGCGCGACACGAGCGCGCGCGGCACGCGCACGGTGCTGGTCACCGGCGGCAATTCGGGTATCGGCTACGAGTGTGCGCGGGCGCTGGCCAAGGCGGGGCATCACGTCGTCATCGCGAGTCGCAGCCGGAGGGCGTCGGACCAGGCGGTTTCCCGCATCGCTTCCGAGGCGGGCAGCGACCGCATCGAGGCGATGGAGCTCGACCTTGCGTCGCCCGAGTCCATCCGCGAGCTGGTGGCGGCGATCGACGCGCGCGATCTCGCGCTGGAGGCGCTCGTCTGCAACGCCGGCCTGCAGTTCACGAAGGGGCCGGTGCTATCGGAAAAAGGTTACGAGCTGACGTTCGCCGTCAATCACCTCGGCCACTTTCTGCTCGTGAACCTGCTGCTGTCGCGGCTTCTCGCCAGCGCGCCGGCGCGTATCGTCGTCGTGTCGTCCGGCGTGCACGACTCGAAGCGTTTCACCGGAATGCCCAAAGCGAACGTTACGGACATGCAAACGCTAGCCGCCACCGGCTGCGCGTCGCGCGAGCGCTTCAACGGCGGCCTTGCGTACGTCAACAGCAAGCTGTGCAACCTCTGGTTTTCCTACGAGCTGGCAAGGCGGCTGGCGGTGGCCGGCATCGGCTCGGGCAACCAGGTGCTCGCGATCAACGCCTTCGACCCTGGCCTGGTCCCAGGCTCCGGGCTCGCCCGCGAATATCCGGGCTGGATGCAATTCGTCTGGAGCCAGGTCATGCCGGCGATGGCCGCCGGCCTCACGCGCTTCGTCCCCAGCATCAGCACGGCGGAAAAATCCGGCGCCGCGTTGGCGCAGCTCGTTCTCGATCCGCGCCTGGCTGCGCCCGGCGCGCGATACTATCCGTCGCACACGCGATGGTACGAGTCGCCGTCGTCCGACCAGTCGTATGACGCCGGCCGCGCCGGCGAGTTGTGGGAGGCGAGCGTGGGGATGAGCGGGCTGGCGCGCGGGGAATCGCCGCTGCTCGCGTAG
- a CDS encoding haloalkane dehalogenase, translated as MNILRTPDDRFTNLAGYPFAPHYADVASGDGGKLRMHYVDEGPPAAAPVLLLHGEPSWSYLYRKMIPPLVSAGHRCVAPDLVGFGKSDKPADRSSYTYQSHVDWLRELVVDRLDLKHVTLVCQDWGGLLGLRLAAEHADRFDRIVAANTFLPTGDASPGEAFFAWRKFSQEVPVFPTSRILQGATVTELSDEVLRAYDAPYPDESFKAGARQFPTLVPATPQDPANGPNRRAWEVFDRWTKPFLTAFSDSDPITAGGDRGFQQRIPGCKGQPHTTIKGGGHFLQEDCGEELAAVTASFIAAMG; from the coding sequence ATGAACATTCTTCGCACTCCCGACGACCGATTCACCAACCTTGCCGGCTATCCCTTCGCGCCCCACTACGCCGACGTCGCCAGCGGCGACGGTGGAAAGCTGCGCATGCACTACGTCGATGAAGGCCCGCCGGCTGCCGCGCCGGTGCTGCTGCTGCACGGCGAGCCGTCGTGGAGCTACCTGTACCGCAAGATGATTCCGCCCCTTGTGAGTGCAGGGCATCGCTGCGTCGCACCCGACCTGGTCGGCTTCGGAAAATCGGACAAGCCGGCCGATCGCAGCTCCTACACCTACCAGAGTCACGTCGACTGGCTGCGCGAGCTCGTCGTCGACCGGCTCGATCTCAAGCACGTCACGCTCGTGTGCCAGGATTGGGGCGGGCTTCTCGGTCTTCGCCTGGCCGCCGAGCACGCGGATCGCTTCGACCGCATCGTCGCCGCCAACACGTTTCTTCCCACTGGTGATGCGTCGCCGGGCGAAGCGTTCTTCGCGTGGCGCAAGTTCTCGCAGGAAGTGCCGGTGTTCCCCACTTCGCGCATCCTGCAGGGCGCGACGGTGACCGAGCTCAGCGATGAAGTGCTGCGCGCCTACGACGCGCCGTATCCCGACGAGAGCTTCAAGGCTGGAGCGCGGCAGTTTCCGACGCTCGTGCCCGCGACGCCGCAGGATCCCGCCAACGGGCCGAACCGCCGCGCGTGGGAAGTCTTCGACCGGTGGACCAAGCCGTTCCTGACCGCATTCAGCGACAGCGATCCGATTACGGCGGGCGGCGACCGCGGCTTCCAGCAGCGAATTCCCGGGTGCAAGGGTCAGCCGCACACCACGATCAAGGGAGGCGGCCATTTCCTGCAGGAAGACTGCGGGGAAGAGCTTGCCGCGGTGACGGCCAGCTTCATCGCGGCGATGGGCTGA
- a CDS encoding SDR family oxidoreductase: MPASAKDTVVITGAASGIGRALAREFHREGYSLALVDIDREGLDEITTSLPGATAHLGDVAREADVAAIRESVVRAHDTVHILVNNAGVSAAGLIEEMPIEALQRTMDVNFWGIVYCCRAFLVDLRAAAAQGQSAAICNVLSDFALLSLPTKAAYAASKHAARAFTEALGAELYGSGVSVTAVYPGATATAIVRSGFAVDPLKQQREADYLARGTAPEVVARHIVRAIRARRSRVLVGLDTRAIDIASRVAPGLLQFGVRRLWRRVPFL; encoded by the coding sequence ATGCCGGCCAGCGCGAAGGACACGGTCGTCATCACCGGCGCCGCCAGCGGCATCGGGCGAGCGCTGGCGCGCGAGTTTCACCGCGAGGGCTATTCGCTGGCGCTCGTCGATATCGACCGCGAGGGCCTCGACGAGATCACCACGTCCCTTCCCGGAGCAACCGCTCATCTCGGAGACGTGGCAAGGGAGGCCGATGTCGCGGCGATTCGCGAGAGCGTCGTCCGCGCTCACGACACGGTGCACATTCTCGTCAACAATGCGGGAGTGTCGGCGGCAGGGCTCATCGAGGAAATGCCGATCGAAGCGCTGCAGCGCACGATGGACGTCAACTTCTGGGGCATCGTCTACTGCTGTCGCGCGTTTCTCGTCGATCTGAGGGCCGCGGCCGCGCAAGGACAGAGCGCGGCGATCTGCAACGTGCTGAGCGACTTCGCGCTGCTGTCGCTGCCGACCAAAGCCGCCTACGCGGCTTCCAAGCACGCGGCCCGCGCGTTCACCGAGGCGCTCGGAGCCGAGCTGTACGGCAGCGGCGTGTCGGTGACGGCGGTCTATCCGGGTGCGACGGCGACGGCGATCGTTCGCAGCGGCTTCGCAGTCGACCCGCTCAAGCAGCAGCGCGAAGCGGATTACCTCGCTCGCGGCACGGCACCGGAAGTGGTTGCGCGCCACATCGTGCGCGCGATCCGCGCGCGGCGCTCCCGCGTGCTCGTCGGGCTCGACACGCGGGCAATCGACATCGCCTCGCGGGTAGCGCCTGGCCTGCTGCAGTTCGGCGTGCGCCGGCTGTGGCGGCGTGTGCCTTTCCTCTGA
- a CDS encoding aldehyde dehydrogenase family protein yields the protein MAATAADLRADLPATARNTGKLFIDNKFVEAASGKTFETVNPATEAVLTDVAEGDKVDVDKAVTAARRAFDSGAWPKMTARERGRLLLRIADLILEHKDELARLETLDNGKPIGETSNVDIPQAAEVFAYYGGWADKVFGQTIPVADSFFAYTLREPHGVCGQIIPWNFPLLMASWKLAPALACGNTCVLKPAEQTPLTALRLAEILLEAGVPPGVVNIVTGFGPTAGAAIAEHRDVDKVAFTGSTEVGRIIQRAAAGNLKSVSLELGGKSPNIVFADADLDAAVRGALQGIFFNQGEVCCAGSRLFVEESVHDQFIEKLAEHARTIRVGDPLDPATQMGAQVSEEQFTKILGYIDAGKSGGARLVTGGSRAKDKGYFLQPTIFTGVKPEMKIAKEEIFGPVVSALTFHDIDEAIAEGNATNYGLAAAVWTRDISKAHRAARALKAGTIWVNTYNVFDAGVPFGGYKESGIGRELGSHALDLYTQTKAVWVAL from the coding sequence ATGGCCGCAACCGCAGCAGACCTTCGCGCCGATCTTCCCGCCACCGCACGCAACACCGGCAAGCTGTTCATCGACAACAAGTTCGTCGAGGCGGCCAGCGGAAAAACGTTCGAGACCGTCAATCCCGCCACCGAAGCGGTACTGACCGACGTTGCCGAAGGCGACAAAGTCGACGTGGACAAGGCCGTGACCGCCGCGCGCCGTGCGTTCGATTCGGGCGCGTGGCCGAAAATGACGGCGCGCGAGCGCGGGCGCCTGCTGCTGCGCATCGCCGACCTCATCCTCGAGCACAAGGACGAGCTTGCGCGCCTGGAGACCCTCGACAACGGCAAACCCATCGGCGAGACGAGCAACGTCGACATTCCGCAGGCCGCCGAAGTGTTCGCGTACTACGGAGGCTGGGCAGACAAGGTTTTCGGCCAGACGATCCCGGTGGCCGATTCGTTCTTCGCCTACACGCTGCGTGAGCCGCACGGGGTGTGCGGGCAGATCATCCCGTGGAACTTCCCGCTGCTGATGGCTTCGTGGAAGCTCGCGCCGGCGCTGGCGTGCGGCAACACCTGCGTGCTCAAGCCGGCCGAGCAGACGCCGTTGACGGCGCTGCGCCTTGCCGAAATCCTGCTGGAGGCCGGCGTCCCCCCTGGTGTCGTCAACATCGTCACCGGCTTCGGGCCGACGGCGGGCGCCGCGATCGCCGAGCACCGCGACGTCGACAAGGTCGCATTCACCGGCTCGACCGAAGTCGGCCGCATCATCCAGAGGGCGGCCGCGGGCAACTTGAAGAGCGTGTCGCTCGAGCTCGGCGGCAAGTCGCCGAACATCGTCTTTGCCGACGCCGACCTCGACGCGGCAGTCCGTGGCGCGCTGCAGGGGATCTTCTTCAACCAGGGCGAGGTCTGCTGCGCCGGATCCCGCCTTTTCGTCGAGGAATCGGTGCACGACCAGTTCATCGAAAAACTCGCCGAGCACGCGCGCACCATTCGCGTCGGCGATCCGCTGGACCCGGCAACGCAGATGGGCGCCCAGGTCAGCGAAGAGCAGTTCACGAAGATCCTCGGCTACATCGATGCGGGAAAGAGCGGCGGCGCCAGGCTCGTCACCGGCGGGAGCCGCGCGAAGGACAAGGGCTACTTCCTGCAGCCGACGATTTTCACCGGCGTCAAGCCGGAGATGAAGATCGCGAAAGAGGAGATCTTCGGTCCGGTCGTCTCCGCGCTGACGTTCCACGACATCGACGAAGCGATCGCCGAGGGCAACGCGACCAACTACGGCCTTGCCGCTGCCGTCTGGACTCGCGACATCTCGAAGGCCCATCGTGCAGCGCGGGCCCTGAAAGCGGGTACGATCTGGGTCAACACCTACAACGTGTTCGACGCGGGGGTGCCGTTCGGCGGCTACAAGGAGAGCGGAATCGGCCGCGAGCTCGGCTCGCACGCGCTCGATCTGTACACGCAGACCAAGGCGGTTTGGGTGGCTCTGTAG